One stretch of Amycolatopsis sp. NBC_00345 DNA includes these proteins:
- the araD gene encoding L-arabinonate dehydratase, which yields MRKPEELRSHRWFGGDELRSFSHRARARQLGYLPEEHLGKPVIAILNTWSDINPCHMHLRERAEQVKRGVWQAGGFPLEFPVATLSETYQKPTPMLYRNLLAMETEEILRSYPVDGAVLMGGCDKTTPALLMGAASAGLPAIFVPAGPMLRGHWRDQTLGSGTDMWKYWDERRAGLIGDAELSELERGLARSPGHCMTMGTASTMTSAAEVLGLTLPGAASIPAVDSAHHRMAAASGARIVGQVWEDLTITKILDRRAYADAITTVLALGGSTNALIHLIAMAGRSGIGLTPADFDALARRVPVLANIRPGGDWLMEDFYYAGGLPGLLSRLTDLLHTDRVTVTGQTLGETLAEARVHNDDVIRPRDNPLAAEGGIAVLRGNLAPSGAVIKHIAASPALLTHTGPAVVFNDYRDLKRRINDPSLGITADSVLVLRGSGPLGGPGMPEYGMLPIPDHLLAQGVRDMVRISDARMSGTSYGACVLHVAPESHVGGPLALVRDGDLITLDVPGRVLRLEVENAELERRRAEWSAPPPHYERGYGALYSEHITQADEGCDFDFLARAGTTPEPDPR from the coding sequence ATCAGGAAACCCGAGGAACTCCGCAGCCACCGGTGGTTCGGCGGCGACGAGCTGCGCAGCTTCAGCCACCGGGCGCGGGCCCGTCAGCTGGGTTATCTCCCGGAAGAGCACCTCGGCAAGCCGGTGATCGCGATCCTCAACACCTGGAGCGACATCAACCCGTGCCACATGCACCTGCGGGAACGCGCCGAGCAGGTGAAGCGCGGCGTCTGGCAGGCGGGCGGCTTCCCGCTGGAGTTCCCTGTGGCGACGCTCTCGGAGACCTACCAGAAGCCCACGCCGATGCTCTACCGCAACCTGCTGGCGATGGAGACCGAGGAGATCCTGCGGTCCTACCCGGTCGACGGCGCGGTGCTGATGGGCGGCTGCGACAAGACCACCCCGGCCCTGCTGATGGGCGCGGCCAGCGCCGGGCTGCCCGCGATCTTCGTGCCCGCCGGGCCGATGCTGCGCGGGCACTGGCGCGACCAGACCCTCGGCAGCGGCACCGACATGTGGAAGTACTGGGACGAACGGCGTGCCGGGCTGATCGGCGACGCGGAGCTGTCCGAGCTGGAGCGCGGCCTCGCCCGCTCCCCCGGCCACTGCATGACGATGGGCACGGCGTCCACCATGACCTCGGCCGCCGAGGTGCTGGGCCTGACCCTGCCGGGCGCGGCGTCGATCCCCGCCGTCGACTCCGCCCACCACCGGATGGCCGCGGCGAGCGGCGCGCGGATCGTCGGCCAGGTGTGGGAGGACCTGACCATCACGAAGATCCTCGACCGGCGCGCGTACGCCGACGCGATCACCACCGTGCTCGCGCTCGGCGGCTCGACGAACGCGCTGATCCACCTGATCGCGATGGCCGGGCGCAGCGGGATCGGCCTGACGCCCGCCGATTTCGACGCCCTCGCCCGGCGCGTCCCGGTGCTGGCCAACATCCGCCCCGGCGGCGACTGGCTGATGGAGGACTTCTACTACGCCGGCGGCCTGCCCGGCCTGCTGTCGCGGCTGACCGACCTCCTGCACACCGACCGCGTCACGGTCACCGGGCAGACGCTCGGCGAGACGCTGGCCGAGGCGCGCGTGCACAACGACGACGTGATCCGGCCCCGGGACAACCCGCTGGCGGCCGAGGGCGGCATCGCCGTGCTGCGCGGGAACCTGGCGCCCTCGGGCGCGGTGATCAAGCACATCGCGGCGTCGCCGGCACTGCTCACCCACACCGGGCCCGCGGTGGTGTTCAACGACTACCGCGACCTGAAGCGGCGGATCAACGACCCGTCGCTCGGCATCACCGCGGACTCGGTGCTGGTGCTGCGCGGCTCCGGCCCGCTCGGCGGCCCCGGCATGCCGGAGTACGGCATGCTGCCGATCCCGGACCACCTGCTGGCCCAGGGCGTGCGCGACATGGTGCGGATCTCCGACGCCCGGATGAGCGGCACCAGCTACGGCGCGTGCGTGCTGCACGTGGCGCCGGAATCGCACGTCGGCGGCCCGCTCGCGCTGGTCCGCGACGGTGACCTGATCACCCTCGACGTGCCGGGCCGCGTCCTGCGGCTGGAGGTCGAAAACGCCGAGCTGGAGCGGCGCCGCGCGGAGTGGTCCGCCCCGCCGCCGCATTACGAGCGGGGCTACGGCGCGCTGTACTCCGAGCACATCACGCAGGCGGACGAGGGCTGCGACTTCGACTTCCTCGCCCGGGCCGGCACCACCCCGGAGCCCGATCCACGCTGA